The genomic stretch AGTGTGCAAATTCTACAACCTCACGCATTTGGATGTGAATGAGGCAAATCATTAAGTAATCCACTTTGACTGAACTAGACCAATTAATTCTTATATTCTTTAACTAGAAAATAGAATTAACCTTATTAGATTTGACATAAGCATCCACCACTAGTCTAGTCATGCCGCCATAACACGTTGCAACAAGGTCAGGAAAACCACATGGTTCCCAAAAGATTTCATCATCAACATTTTCAATGAACTGCTTGATAAACTTTTTCATTTCAAGAAACCCCAGACGAATGATCGCTGCTTTGGAATTTTTACCGCAACTACAATAACAGAAAGAATAATGTCAGCCActtaaaatatctttaaaaacacTACTTCTACTATCTGTTTAATCATCGAATATTATAGATATTATCATGTTataaacaagcgagtttatttgAGGCTTCTTAGCAGCATAGAATAAAtagcttgttcatgacatgataacaAATATTTACTCAAAACATTTACAGGAGTTCGAATTCTTACTTACTCAAGACCATCAGATAGTCCTGCAGCTGCAGCAACAACATTCTAAATGTTAatgcttttaattttaattttataagaagTCCCAGTACTTCTATGCCTAGTCATGAAAAAAAAGTGACGAAGAAGGCATaccaaaaattatttgcaaagtGCAAATTAAATTGTAAATTACAAAACATGCCACACACAAATTCTCTGTATGTTCACTGTACATTTGAATATTTAAAGCATGCAATCAAGTAAGATGCATGACATTTAAAGTCAGTGTTTACATGTTGAATACAAACATAGTGATTCATGTgtcaaaacataaacaaacttatcaaaaataaaaaaaaaacaacaacacatatAATGACTACCTTTAATGCACCACACAACTCTGCTGCTTTAACTTGTTTTGAGAATTTGACATTAAAATATTTGCAATGAAATAATTCTTTCCACATTGTCCACAGCTCCATATCAGGACAAGCTAGTGGATTAAAGTTATAAATCAGATTATAAAAAGCATAATTATGAAGCTATAACCTTTAAATTTGGGTTCATTGAGCACACACATATTCTTGATCATGAAGCAAATAATACAGATGATGATAACCATCGCCATGGCtatgaaatatattttagaAGTGTCTTTACGGTCACTCATAAGAACAAGATAGGAAGCCTACCTATTGTAGTCtcggaaaatttttcttttgcaatTTCGTCTGCTAAATTTGGTCCCATGAGAACACTTGCTTTTAGATTAAGTTTTTCATAAATGACATCTGAAGCACATTTTAATTCTACTGTTGCTTCATTGCCTTTTTCACCATGGTATAAactctaaaaaatttattttttgatacgATCTAAAAGTTTAGTCATAGTTAACAAGCCAAGCCAGCTGATCCCATACCTTTGTTAATGATATTGCTAATGCATCACGTTTGATTCCACCTTGCATTTGTTCACATATATTTCCTAAAaactaaagaaaagaaaacataacATTTTCTCAAAAGATAATAgtgaagaaaaacaacaaaaatgttaaacagTAATTTATCTGTCAAAAGTTGGGATATCTTCATACACAAAAAATTCAGAATAGCCTGAAGCTGAACCTTGAGAGGTTCTGGTACATTAGAAAGttcattcttttctttttgaacttttttacaTTGTGTCAAAACATGATGGAGATAAACATTTTATAGTTGCAGATGAACCCATTCTAATAATGATAAGattaaaattttaagtgcaatgcaatggctttgcTATATTCGATAATGTTATTCACGTTAATGATGTAATTTTTACACAGTCAGTTAACAAATGATACTTATATAGGTTAACCTTGAAAGAAGTTGCTACAGAgtggaataaatatttttttttaaaatgacaaaaaaatgaacttttttataaattttaattttaaagctgTAATAATATAACCTGTTGTCGAAGAATAAAGATGATTATATCTGCATCCTTTGCTGCTTCTCGAGGACAAGGAACTGCCAGCTAAAACCAACATAATACAAATGGAAAATTTTGTAGGAAGGACATGTTCATGGAGAACTGGCAACCAATTTGCAAATCCAAAAATCatgaaaagtgttttttaaagataaaatctTAGCAGTTTGATATTTTGAAATGAATCTTACTCAGCAGGTGTATTTTGATAGTGATAAAAAGTTAACAtggattttttattaatttttttttgatacactcaaggaaatgataaaaaactaactttattattgttttatcaTTTGTGGATAATTTAAGGAAATTAGAATTTTAAGGAACACTTAATATTGTTTCTTC from Hydractinia symbiolongicarpus strain clone_291-10 chromosome 12, HSymV2.1, whole genome shotgun sequence encodes the following:
- the LOC130622753 gene encoding glycerol-3-phosphate dehydrogenase [NAD(+)], cytoplasmic-like, whose translation is MSKKVCIIGSGKWGSAVAKLVAENVSSSSTFNNEVKLFVYQELFKGRKLTDVINHDHVNPMYLPDVTLPSNILAVPCPREAAKDADIIIFILRQQFLGNICEQMQGGIKRDALAISLTKSLYHGEKGNEATVELKCASDVIYEKLNLKASVLMGPNLADEIAKEKFSETTIACPDMELWTMWKELFHCKYFNVKFSKQVKAAELCGALKNVVAAAAGLSDGLDCGKNSKAAIIRLGFLEMKKFIKQFIENVDDEIFWEPCGFPDLVATCYGGMTRLVVDAYVKSNKTLREVEIELFHGNYLEGPINVKQVYVWLINRGGVEEYPLLRAVYGVFHENKPFQYFVESLKSSF